From Medicago truncatula cultivar Jemalong A17 chromosome 7, MtrunA17r5.0-ANR, whole genome shotgun sequence, a single genomic window includes:
- the LOC25480768 gene encoding uncharacterized protein, whose amino-acid sequence MEENGVNPEQIGTASALPDENYIEVEDATSGCIANKEVVGAAKEPTIQDVMEEITSLKVLLTKVSKKQDTLETGLTMDFNLLRTNVASIQTSIEVFEMLANSKCFCNVRGSSTSCEEEEFKEPPLPTEQERFAKELAELGLTRETEKVDESFGKYIHQGFVREKFAEGTSKQQVFNGRSSSVFGGMETFDNHDVDVNISNTNFSNSVGKAFVPDRWLEEETPPKGRTSVKQSFLITKSDYKRKPQHFSQTASYTVLESGVHKRLKFQTPSPTTKQTQSHSSKKSAKIRQSAKNFKGQREEATPRSARMKGGVTPKGKEIALDTKNVALDERTKRALRNAHVCSFLFQKSTEVNLINETLVLTMGLAATRSELQCLLPDVHITELVIALAAARVTCRHTLRQSVWCLPPSFAFDFEDGLNLSHIRAKYRGDWMTPFAKVQFIYIPLRGAEGLWFLMVVHVPSGITYHLDSNCPAGLTEEQRHYKIRRMGLLLHRLVDCDEYSTVFPNKSQEFEKFEIVRPNLMIDDCSSSENSGVWVLQWLTMEHYYRPENFLRIMDVKSVRLNTAAELLIGYENSLRYEVQKKTDEFLKARNEKKPIDLDTD is encoded by the exons ATGGAAGAAAATGGTGTCAACCCTGAACAAATAGGAACAGCTTCTGCTCTGCC AGATGAGAACTATATAGAAGTGGAAGATGCCACTTCTGGATGTATTGCCAACAAGGAAGTTGTTGGTGCTGCTAAAGAACCAACTATTCAAGATGTCATGGAAGAGATAACCTCCTTGAAAGTCCTGCTCACTAAAGTGTCGAAGAAACAAGATACACTTGAAACG GGATTAACCATGGACTTCAACTTATTGAGGACCAACGTTGCTTCGATTCAAACCTCTATTGAGGTATTTGAAATGTTAGCAAATTCAAAATGTTTTTGTAATGTTCGTGGTTCATCAACAAGCTGTGAAGAGGAAGAATTTAAGGAACCACCTCTGCCAACTGAACAAGAACGGTTTGCGAAGGAGCTAGCTGAATTAGGGTTGACTCGTGAAACTGAGAAAGTTGATGAATCTTTCGGCAAATATATTCATCAAGGTTTTGTTCGTGAAAAATTTGCCGAGGGAACATCTAAACAACAAGTGTTTAATGGTAGGAGCAGCAGTGTCTTTGGAGGAATGGAAACTTTTGACAATCATGATGTTGATGTCAATATTTCAAATACTAATTTTTCAAACAGTGTGGGAAAAGCTTTCGTACCGGACCGTTGGCTCGAGGAAGAGACACCGCCGAAAGGCAGGACAAGTGTTAAACAAAGTTTTCTCATCACAAAGAGCGACTACAAAAGAAAGCCTCAACATTTTAGCCAAACTGCATCATATACGGTTCTAGAAAGTGGTGTTCACAAGAGATTGAAATTTCAGACCCCTTCGCCGACAACAAAGCAAACACAAAGTCATTCTTCGAAAAAGAGCGCCAAAATTCGTCAATCGGCAAAGAATTTCAAAGGACAACGGGAAGAAGCTACTCCAAGAAGTGCTAGGATGAAAGGTGGAGTTACACCCaag GGAAAGGAAATTGCTCTTGACACCAAGAATGTTGCTCTTGACGAAAGAACAAAACGAGCTCTTAGGAATGCACATGTATGCTCCTTCctttttcaaaaatcaactGAAGTTAATTTGATTAACGAGACACTTGTGTTGACGATGGGTCTAGCAGCTACAAGGTCTGAACTTCAGTGTCTCCTCCCTGATGTACATATAACTGAATTG GTCATTGCATTGGCAGCGGCAAGAGTGACATGTAGACACACGTTGAGGCAGTCTGTTTGGTGCCTCCCACCATCATTTGCG TTTGATTTCGAGGATGGATTAAATTTATCACACATAAGAGCGAAGTACCGTGGAGACTGGATGACCCCTTTCGCTAAAGTCCAGTTT ATATATATCCCATTGAGGGGTGCGGAGGGTCTTTGGTTTTTGATGGTGGTACATGTTCCAAGCGGAATAACGTATCACCTTGATTCTAACTGTCCAGCTGGACTAACCGAGGAGCAACGACATTACAAGATTAGAAGAATg GGATTGTTGTTACATCGCCTTGTGGATTGTGATGAATACTCCACGGTCTTTCCCAACAAGAGTCAAGAGTTTGAAAAGTTTGAAATTGTCCGGCCTAATTTAATGATCGATGACTGTAGTAG CAGTGAAAACTCCGGAGTATGGGTGTTGCAGTGGCTAACTATGGAACATTATTATAGACCGGAAAACTTTCTTAGGATC ATGGACGTGAAATCTGTGCGGCTGAACACTGCGGCTGAACTGTTGATTGGGTATGAAAATTCCCTCCGCTATGAAGTTCAGAAAAAGACCGATGAATTTTTGAAGGCCAGGAATGAGAAGAAACCCATTGATCTGGATACCGATTAA
- the LOC120576921 gene encoding uncharacterized protein, translated as MNVSKASSSNKGGWIRYSKKYCFCRNVAVIKVAMTAENPNRLFYHCKHEQPKENCGFFLWCEPIGCETETTQKVDSRMMEIDDELDGALADQALKFDAMKKELEGKLAEMKKVMEEEIDTVKKESEMEISKMSKILEAQVHLADEENKENLLEVKKNVDAEIASCKKIAMEELFLVKECLDDEVSLLKEEVGWSNSSLWKLKLVVLMMMLKLGWLAFLKS; from the coding sequence ATGAATGTATCAAAGGCCTCATCAAGCAACAAAGGTGGTTGGATTAGATATTCCAAGAAGTATTGCTTCTGTCGAAATGTAGCTGTTATTAAGGTCGCAATGACTGCGGAAAATCCTAATCGGTTGTTTTACCATTGCAAGCACGAGCAACCAAAAGAAAATTGTGGATTTTTTCTATGGTGTGAACCTATTGGATGTGAAACAGAAACTACACAAAAGGTGGATAGTAGAATGATGGAGATTGATGATGAATTGGATGGTGCACTAGCTGATCAAGCTTTGAAGTTTGATGCTATGAAGAAAGAACTTGAAGGTAAGTTGGCTGAGATGAAAAAAGTAATGGAGGAAGAGATCGACACCGTGAAGAAGGAATCTGAGATGGAGATTTCCAAAATGAGTAAAATCTTAGAAGCTCAAGTGCATTTGGCGGACgaggaaaacaaagaaaatttgcTTGAAGTGAAAAAAAATGTGGATGCGGAAATTGCTAGTTGTAAGAAGATTGCCATGGAGGAGTTGTTTTTAGTAAAAGAATGTCTAGATGATGAGGTATCTTTGCTGAAGGAAGAGGTAGGATGGTCAAATAGTTCATTGTGGAAGCTGAAATTGGTTGTGCTCATGATGATGTTAAAGCTTGGTTGGCTGGCATTCCTTAAAAGTTGA
- the LOC25497809 gene encoding transcription initiation factor TFIID subunit 2 isoform X1, with the protein MAKPRKPKPEDPKPENSGAVVQHQKLCLSIDMDKRLVYGYTELKIAVPEIGIVGLHAENLGIESVWVDGEPTEFEYYPHQYSQNDDEKRWSSVTSPSSAADAAVSVYLSSLEKELVPNLLINCFKPSKTETEQQQKEHEKEQPVTENGFHSAAAAEPPKQNVRLVRINYSIEKAETGVHFRDSVLHTDNQIRRARCWFPCIDDNIQQCCYDLEFTVAHNLVAVSTGSLLYQVLSKDNPPRKTYVYKLDVPVSARWISLAVAPFEVLPDHQFGLISHMCLPPNLAKMRHTVEFFHSAFSCYKDYLSVDFPFDSYTQVFVEPEMVVSSLSLGASMSIFSSQVLYDEKVIDQTIDTRVKLAYALARQWFGVYITPESTNDEWLLEGLAGCLADFFIKKHLGNNEARYQRYKANCAVCKADDSGATILSCPASCKDLYGTQCIGLYGRIRAWKSVAVVQMLEKQMGPESFRRILQAIVTRAQDKTRCVKTLSTKEFRHFANKVGNLERPFLKDFFPRWVSSCGCPDLRMGFSYNKRKNIVELAVLRGCTALQTSSTAVLDINPDSENRDGDSGWPGMMSIRVYELDGMYDHPILPMAGEAWQLLEIQCHSRLAARRLPKSKKGVKHDGSDDNGDVPPVDTRSSSTESPLLWIRADPDMEYLAEVHFNQPVQMWINQLEKDKDVIAQAQAIAALEASPQLSFSVVNALNGFLTDSKAFWRVRIEAAFALANLASKETDFSGLLHLVKFYKSQRFDPDIGLPKPNDFHDFAEYFVLEAIPHAVATIRAADKKSPREAIEFVLQLLKYNDNTGNPYSDVFWLAALVQSIGEFEFGQQSILLLSSLLKRIDRLLQFDSLMPSYNGVLTVSCIRTLAQIALKLAGFIPLDRVYELVKPFRDQKAIWQVRIEASRALLDLEFHCKGIDSALLLFTKYVEEEPSLRGKLKLATHVMKLCQMRDGLNSNDEITSQTLVSLLSLLEGRMAFNNVFLRHYLFCILQILAKRPPTLHGIPRESRTLHMSLTGASNYQRNLFVIDSDSKPLELPSSTQNLTQDLIITEGLRDALNEAPKDQTVEAPKEVHVEVLKDVPLETSKEDLTGLPPEAPIEAPNEISKETDTVSNSHERKRLFKIKVKQSSATSRADTDNQLVERSLGGRNETDHGASSSVSVDAPQRNFAETVSISNHNIEEVNSCYDPGSRMTASIGSAKILSDGDELVKELQCTADSSVVYSQVQPEDPSPSSIIQDNNIDVDARRFASLQTLSVTRFDQAGESCGKEVPARGKHKHKDKDKKRKRESHKGQQNDPEYLERKRLKKEKKRKEKELAKLLSNEAKRSSIDLSCKKEEPEVNDAKQLKSVEPSCYNSVSEIGRVDPKPVPPEGTSGAPKIRIKIKNRMLSKS; encoded by the exons ATGGCGAAACCTCGCAAGCCCAAGCCCGAAGACCCAAAGCCAGAAAACTCCGGCGCCGTCGTTCAACACCAAAAGCTCTGTCTCTCAATCGACATGGATAAACGCTTAGTTTACGG GTACACTGAATTGAAAATTGCGGTACCTGAAATTGGGATAGTAGGTTTACATGCGGAGAATTTAGGGATTGAGAGTGTATGGGTTGATGGTGAACCTACGGAGTTTGAGTATTATCCTCATCAGTATTCTCAGAACGACGATGAAAAGAGATGGAGTTCGGTTACTTCACCTAGCTCTGCTGCTGATGCTGCTGTGTCAGTGTATTTGTCTTCTTTGGAGAAGGAGCTTGTGCcaaatttgttaattaattgcTTTAAACCTTCCAAGACTGAAACTGAACAACAGCAGAAGGAGCATGAGAAGGAGCAACCTGTTACTGAAAATGGGTTTCATTCCGCAGCCGCTGCCGAGCCTCCTAAGCAG AATGTGAGACTGGTTCGTATTAACTATAGCATAGAAAAGGCAGAGACGGGAGTTCACTTCAGAGACAGTGTTCTTCACACCGATAATCAGATAAGGAGGGCAAGGTGTTGGTTCCCCTGTATAGATGACAATATACAGCAATGCTG CTATGACTTGGAGTTCACTGTAGCACACAACCTTGTGGCTGTCAGTACTGGAAGCTTGTTGTACCAG GTCTTAAGCAAGGACAATCCTCCTCGGAAAACATATGTCTATAAATTAGATGTTCCAGTTTCTGCAAGGTGGATATCATTGGCTGTTGCCCCGTTTGAAGTTCTGCCCGATCACCAATTTGGCCTCATATCACATATGTGTTTGCCACCTAATCTGGCTAAAATGCGGCATACAGTGGAGTTCTTCCATAGCGCCTTCAG CTGCTATAAGGATTATCTTTCTGTAGATTTCCCATTTGACTCGTATACGCAAGTCTTTGTAGAGCCTGAGATGGTAGTTTCATCATTGAGTTTAGGAGCCTCTATGAGTATCTTTAGTTCTCAAGTTTTGTATGATGAGAAGGTTATTGACCAG ACTATTGATACTAGGGTAAAACTTGCTTACGCCCTTGCAAGACAGTGGTTTGGTGTATATATTACTCCGGAGTCAACAAATGATG AGTGGCTCTTGGAAGGGCTAGCTGGTTGCTTggcagatttttttattaagaagcaTTTGGGTAATAATGAGGCACGATACCAGAGATACaag GCAAATTGTGCTGTTTGCAAAGCTGATGATAGTGGAGCAACAATTTTGAGCTGTCCAGCTTCGTGTAAGGATTTATATGGAACACAGTGCATTGGTTTATACGGAAGAATAAGAGCATGGAAGTCT GTGGCAGTTGTTCAGATGTTGGAAAAGCAAATGGGTCCTGAATCTTTCCGCAGA ATTTTGCAAGCTATAGTTACTCGGGCTCAAGATAAAACACGTTGCGTAAAAACACTTAGTACTAAGGAG TTTCGACATTTTGCTAACAAGGTTGGGAATCTTGAACGTCCTTTTCTTAAAGATTTCTTCCCCCGTTGGGTCAGTTCTTGTGGATGTCCTGATTTAAG AATGGGGTTTTCCTATAACAAACGAAAGAATATCGTTGAATTAGCTGTGTTGAGAGGATGCACAGCATTGCAGACTTCAAGTACAGCCGTTCTTGATATTAATCCAGATAGTGAAAATCGAGACGGAGATTCTGGCTGGCCTGGTATGATGAGTATCCGGGTGTATGAACTTGATGGTATGTATGACCATCCTATTCTACCGATGGCTGGAGAAGCATGGCAGCTTTTGGAAATTCAATGCCACTCAAGGCTTGCTGCTAGACGGCTTCCAAAATCAAAGAAAGGTGTAAAACATGATGGCTCTGATGACAACGGCGACGTGCCTCCAGTGGATACTCGCTCCAG CAGTACCGAGTCCCCTTTATTATGGATCAGAGCAGATCCTGACATGGAGTACCTCGCTGAAGTTCATTTTAATCAACCAGTTCAGATGTGG ATTAACCAATTAGAGAAGGACAAAGATgttattgctcaagcacaagcAATTGCAGCCCTTGAGGCCTCACCCCAGCTATCATTTTCTGTTGTAAATGCCCTGAACGGTTTTCTTACCGACTCCAAG GCTTTCTGGAGAGTAAGAATCGAAGCAGCATTTGCATTGGCAAATTTAGCATCCAAG GAAACTGATTTTTCTGGTCTACTCCATTTGGTGAAATTTTACAAGAGTCAAAGATTTGATCCTGACATTGGACTCCCAAA GCCAAATGATTTTCATGATTTTGCCGAGTATTTCGTTCTTGAG GCCATTCCACACGCTGTAGCTACGATTAGAGCCGCTGACAAGAAAAGTCCAAGAGAAGCTATCGAATTTGTTTTACAGCTATTGAAG TACAATGACAACACTGGGAACCCTTACTCAGATGTGTTTTGGCTTGCTGCATTGGTCCAATCAATTGGCGAGTTTGAGTTTGGGCAACAG AGTATTCTCCTATTGTCATCACTCCTCAAGCGCATTGACCGGCTTTTACAATTTGATAG TCTCATGCCAAGCTACAATGGAGTCTTGACTGTCAGTTGTATACGGACGTTGGCCCAGATTGCCCTAAAGCTTGCAGGATTCATTCCTCTT GATCGCGTATATGAACTTGTAAAGCCTTTTCGAGACCAAAAAGCGATTTGGCAAGTTCGAATTGAAGCAAGCAGAGCACTCCTTGATCTCGAATTCCACTGCAAGGGCATTGATTCCGCACTTCTTTTATTTACCAAATATGTTGAGGAGGAGCCTTCCTTAAGAG GCAAGTTAAAACTGGCCACCCATGTTATGAAGCTATGCCAGATGAGAGATGGTTTGAATTCAAATGATGAAATTACAAGCCAAACTCTTGTCTCGTTGCTAAGTTTACTGGAAGGGCGTATGGCATTTAACAATGTCTTTCTTCGTCACTATTTATTCTGCATATTACAAATACTGGCAAAAAG ACCCCCAACTCTACATGGAATTCCCAGAGAAAGTAGAACATTACATATGAGTCTTACGGGTGCATCTAACTATCAGAGGAACCTATTTGTTATTGATTCCGACAGTAAACCTTTGGAACTGCCAAGTTCCACCCAAAACCTTACACAAGATTTGATCATAACTGAGGGTTTAAGGGATGCACTTAATGAAGCTCCTAAGGACCAAACTGTTGAAGCTCCCAAAGAAGTACATGTCGAAGTTCTAAAGGATGTGCCCCTGGAGACTTCCAAAGAGGACTTAACAGGATTGCCCCCTGAAGCACCAATTGAAGCTCCCAATGAAATTTCCAAGGAAACAGATACTGTATCCAATAGCCatgaaagaaaaaggctatTCAAAATCAAGGTTAAACAATCTTCTGCCACCAGTAGGGCTGATACTGATAATCAACTGGTTGAACGTTCTTTAGGTGGTCGTAATGAAACTGATCACGGAGCTAGCAGTTCAGTTTCAGTAGATGCACCTCAGAGGAATTTTGCCGAGACTGTTAGCATTAGTAATCATAATATTGAGGAAGTTAATTCTTGTTACGATCCTGGTTCCCGCATGACTGCCAGCATCGGTAGTGCAAAGATTTTGAGTGATGGTGATGAATTGGTCAAAGAACTCCAATGCACTGCCGATTCAAGTGTAGTTTACTCTCAAGTTCAGCCTGAAGATCCTTCACCGTCTAGTATTATTCAAGATAACAATATAGATGTTGATGCACGACGATTTGCCAGCCTTCAAACACTTTCAGTTACTAGATTTGATCAAGCTGGAGAATCATGTGGCAAAGAAGTTCCTGCTCGCGGGAAACATAAACACAAAGATAAGGATAAGAAACGTAAACGCGAAAGTCACAAGGGACAGCAAAATGACCCAGAATATTTGGAGCGAAAACgattgaagaaagagaaaaaacgGAAGGAAAAAGAATTGGCAAAACTGCTAAGTAATGAAGCAAAAAGATCCTCCATAGACTTGTCATGTAAGAAAGAGGAGCCTGAAGTTAATGATGCAAAACAGCTGAAATCTGTTGAACCCAGTTGTTATAATTCTGTATCAGAAATCGGAAGGGTTGATCCCAAACCGGTGCCACCCGAAGGTACATCAGGTGCACCCAAAATtcgaattaaaattaaaaatcgaaTGCTCAGCAAGTCATAG
- the LOC25497809 gene encoding transcription initiation factor TFIID subunit 2 isoform X2 translates to MAKPRKPKPEDPKPENSGAVVQHQKLCLSIDMDKRLVYGYTELKIAVPEIGIVGLHAENLGIESVWVDGEPTEFEYYPHQYSQNDDEKRWSSVTSPSSAADAAVSVYLSSLEKELVPNLLINCFKPSKTETEQQQKEHEKEQPVTENGFHSAAAAEPPKQNVRLVRINYSIEKAETGVHFRDSVLHTDNQIRRARCWFPCIDDNIQQCCYDLEFTVAHNLVAVSTGSLLYQVLSKDNPPRKTYVYKLDVPVSARWISLAVAPFEVLPDHQFGLISHMCLPPNLAKMRHTVEFFHSAFSCYKDYLSVDFPFDSYTQVFVEPEMVVSSLSLGASMSIFSSQVLYDEKVIDQTIDTRVKLAYALARQWFGVYITPESTNDEWLLEGLAGCLADFFIKKHLGNNEARYQRYKANCAVCKADDSGATILSCPASCKDLYGTQCIGLYGRIRAWKSVAVVQMLEKQMGPESFRRILQAIVTRAQDKTRCVKTLSTKEFRHFANKVGNLERPFLKDFFPRWVSSCGCPDLRMGFSYNKRKNIVELAVLRGCTALQTSSTAVLDINPDSENRDGDSGWPGMMSIRVYELDGMYDHPILPMAGEAWQLLEIQCHSRLAARRLPKSKKGVKHDGSDDNGDVPPVDTRSSTESPLLWIRADPDMEYLAEVHFNQPVQMWINQLEKDKDVIAQAQAIAALEASPQLSFSVVNALNGFLTDSKAFWRVRIEAAFALANLASKETDFSGLLHLVKFYKSQRFDPDIGLPKPNDFHDFAEYFVLEAIPHAVATIRAADKKSPREAIEFVLQLLKYNDNTGNPYSDVFWLAALVQSIGEFEFGQQSILLLSSLLKRIDRLLQFDSLMPSYNGVLTVSCIRTLAQIALKLAGFIPLDRVYELVKPFRDQKAIWQVRIEASRALLDLEFHCKGIDSALLLFTKYVEEEPSLRGKLKLATHVMKLCQMRDGLNSNDEITSQTLVSLLSLLEGRMAFNNVFLRHYLFCILQILAKRPPTLHGIPRESRTLHMSLTGASNYQRNLFVIDSDSKPLELPSSTQNLTQDLIITEGLRDALNEAPKDQTVEAPKEVHVEVLKDVPLETSKEDLTGLPPEAPIEAPNEISKETDTVSNSHERKRLFKIKVKQSSATSRADTDNQLVERSLGGRNETDHGASSSVSVDAPQRNFAETVSISNHNIEEVNSCYDPGSRMTASIGSAKILSDGDELVKELQCTADSSVVYSQVQPEDPSPSSIIQDNNIDVDARRFASLQTLSVTRFDQAGESCGKEVPARGKHKHKDKDKKRKRESHKGQQNDPEYLERKRLKKEKKRKEKELAKLLSNEAKRSSIDLSCKKEEPEVNDAKQLKSVEPSCYNSVSEIGRVDPKPVPPEGTSGAPKIRIKIKNRMLSKS, encoded by the exons ATGGCGAAACCTCGCAAGCCCAAGCCCGAAGACCCAAAGCCAGAAAACTCCGGCGCCGTCGTTCAACACCAAAAGCTCTGTCTCTCAATCGACATGGATAAACGCTTAGTTTACGG GTACACTGAATTGAAAATTGCGGTACCTGAAATTGGGATAGTAGGTTTACATGCGGAGAATTTAGGGATTGAGAGTGTATGGGTTGATGGTGAACCTACGGAGTTTGAGTATTATCCTCATCAGTATTCTCAGAACGACGATGAAAAGAGATGGAGTTCGGTTACTTCACCTAGCTCTGCTGCTGATGCTGCTGTGTCAGTGTATTTGTCTTCTTTGGAGAAGGAGCTTGTGCcaaatttgttaattaattgcTTTAAACCTTCCAAGACTGAAACTGAACAACAGCAGAAGGAGCATGAGAAGGAGCAACCTGTTACTGAAAATGGGTTTCATTCCGCAGCCGCTGCCGAGCCTCCTAAGCAG AATGTGAGACTGGTTCGTATTAACTATAGCATAGAAAAGGCAGAGACGGGAGTTCACTTCAGAGACAGTGTTCTTCACACCGATAATCAGATAAGGAGGGCAAGGTGTTGGTTCCCCTGTATAGATGACAATATACAGCAATGCTG CTATGACTTGGAGTTCACTGTAGCACACAACCTTGTGGCTGTCAGTACTGGAAGCTTGTTGTACCAG GTCTTAAGCAAGGACAATCCTCCTCGGAAAACATATGTCTATAAATTAGATGTTCCAGTTTCTGCAAGGTGGATATCATTGGCTGTTGCCCCGTTTGAAGTTCTGCCCGATCACCAATTTGGCCTCATATCACATATGTGTTTGCCACCTAATCTGGCTAAAATGCGGCATACAGTGGAGTTCTTCCATAGCGCCTTCAG CTGCTATAAGGATTATCTTTCTGTAGATTTCCCATTTGACTCGTATACGCAAGTCTTTGTAGAGCCTGAGATGGTAGTTTCATCATTGAGTTTAGGAGCCTCTATGAGTATCTTTAGTTCTCAAGTTTTGTATGATGAGAAGGTTATTGACCAG ACTATTGATACTAGGGTAAAACTTGCTTACGCCCTTGCAAGACAGTGGTTTGGTGTATATATTACTCCGGAGTCAACAAATGATG AGTGGCTCTTGGAAGGGCTAGCTGGTTGCTTggcagatttttttattaagaagcaTTTGGGTAATAATGAGGCACGATACCAGAGATACaag GCAAATTGTGCTGTTTGCAAAGCTGATGATAGTGGAGCAACAATTTTGAGCTGTCCAGCTTCGTGTAAGGATTTATATGGAACACAGTGCATTGGTTTATACGGAAGAATAAGAGCATGGAAGTCT GTGGCAGTTGTTCAGATGTTGGAAAAGCAAATGGGTCCTGAATCTTTCCGCAGA ATTTTGCAAGCTATAGTTACTCGGGCTCAAGATAAAACACGTTGCGTAAAAACACTTAGTACTAAGGAG TTTCGACATTTTGCTAACAAGGTTGGGAATCTTGAACGTCCTTTTCTTAAAGATTTCTTCCCCCGTTGGGTCAGTTCTTGTGGATGTCCTGATTTAAG AATGGGGTTTTCCTATAACAAACGAAAGAATATCGTTGAATTAGCTGTGTTGAGAGGATGCACAGCATTGCAGACTTCAAGTACAGCCGTTCTTGATATTAATCCAGATAGTGAAAATCGAGACGGAGATTCTGGCTGGCCTGGTATGATGAGTATCCGGGTGTATGAACTTGATGGTATGTATGACCATCCTATTCTACCGATGGCTGGAGAAGCATGGCAGCTTTTGGAAATTCAATGCCACTCAAGGCTTGCTGCTAGACGGCTTCCAAAATCAAAGAAAGGTGTAAAACATGATGGCTCTGATGACAACGGCGACGTGCCTCCAGTGGATACTCGCTCCAG TACCGAGTCCCCTTTATTATGGATCAGAGCAGATCCTGACATGGAGTACCTCGCTGAAGTTCATTTTAATCAACCAGTTCAGATGTGG ATTAACCAATTAGAGAAGGACAAAGATgttattgctcaagcacaagcAATTGCAGCCCTTGAGGCCTCACCCCAGCTATCATTTTCTGTTGTAAATGCCCTGAACGGTTTTCTTACCGACTCCAAG GCTTTCTGGAGAGTAAGAATCGAAGCAGCATTTGCATTGGCAAATTTAGCATCCAAG GAAACTGATTTTTCTGGTCTACTCCATTTGGTGAAATTTTACAAGAGTCAAAGATTTGATCCTGACATTGGACTCCCAAA GCCAAATGATTTTCATGATTTTGCCGAGTATTTCGTTCTTGAG GCCATTCCACACGCTGTAGCTACGATTAGAGCCGCTGACAAGAAAAGTCCAAGAGAAGCTATCGAATTTGTTTTACAGCTATTGAAG TACAATGACAACACTGGGAACCCTTACTCAGATGTGTTTTGGCTTGCTGCATTGGTCCAATCAATTGGCGAGTTTGAGTTTGGGCAACAG AGTATTCTCCTATTGTCATCACTCCTCAAGCGCATTGACCGGCTTTTACAATTTGATAG TCTCATGCCAAGCTACAATGGAGTCTTGACTGTCAGTTGTATACGGACGTTGGCCCAGATTGCCCTAAAGCTTGCAGGATTCATTCCTCTT GATCGCGTATATGAACTTGTAAAGCCTTTTCGAGACCAAAAAGCGATTTGGCAAGTTCGAATTGAAGCAAGCAGAGCACTCCTTGATCTCGAATTCCACTGCAAGGGCATTGATTCCGCACTTCTTTTATTTACCAAATATGTTGAGGAGGAGCCTTCCTTAAGAG GCAAGTTAAAACTGGCCACCCATGTTATGAAGCTATGCCAGATGAGAGATGGTTTGAATTCAAATGATGAAATTACAAGCCAAACTCTTGTCTCGTTGCTAAGTTTACTGGAAGGGCGTATGGCATTTAACAATGTCTTTCTTCGTCACTATTTATTCTGCATATTACAAATACTGGCAAAAAG ACCCCCAACTCTACATGGAATTCCCAGAGAAAGTAGAACATTACATATGAGTCTTACGGGTGCATCTAACTATCAGAGGAACCTATTTGTTATTGATTCCGACAGTAAACCTTTGGAACTGCCAAGTTCCACCCAAAACCTTACACAAGATTTGATCATAACTGAGGGTTTAAGGGATGCACTTAATGAAGCTCCTAAGGACCAAACTGTTGAAGCTCCCAAAGAAGTACATGTCGAAGTTCTAAAGGATGTGCCCCTGGAGACTTCCAAAGAGGACTTAACAGGATTGCCCCCTGAAGCACCAATTGAAGCTCCCAATGAAATTTCCAAGGAAACAGATACTGTATCCAATAGCCatgaaagaaaaaggctatTCAAAATCAAGGTTAAACAATCTTCTGCCACCAGTAGGGCTGATACTGATAATCAACTGGTTGAACGTTCTTTAGGTGGTCGTAATGAAACTGATCACGGAGCTAGCAGTTCAGTTTCAGTAGATGCACCTCAGAGGAATTTTGCCGAGACTGTTAGCATTAGTAATCATAATATTGAGGAAGTTAATTCTTGTTACGATCCTGGTTCCCGCATGACTGCCAGCATCGGTAGTGCAAAGATTTTGAGTGATGGTGATGAATTGGTCAAAGAACTCCAATGCACTGCCGATTCAAGTGTAGTTTACTCTCAAGTTCAGCCTGAAGATCCTTCACCGTCTAGTATTATTCAAGATAACAATATAGATGTTGATGCACGACGATTTGCCAGCCTTCAAACACTTTCAGTTACTAGATTTGATCAAGCTGGAGAATCATGTGGCAAAGAAGTTCCTGCTCGCGGGAAACATAAACACAAAGATAAGGATAAGAAACGTAAACGCGAAAGTCACAAGGGACAGCAAAATGACCCAGAATATTTGGAGCGAAAACgattgaagaaagagaaaaaacgGAAGGAAAAAGAATTGGCAAAACTGCTAAGTAATGAAGCAAAAAGATCCTCCATAGACTTGTCATGTAAGAAAGAGGAGCCTGAAGTTAATGATGCAAAACAGCTGAAATCTGTTGAACCCAGTTGTTATAATTCTGTATCAGAAATCGGAAGGGTTGATCCCAAACCGGTGCCACCCGAAGGTACATCAGGTGCACCCAAAATtcgaattaaaattaaaaatcgaaTGCTCAGCAAGTCATAG